A single genomic interval of Cucumis sativus cultivar 9930 chromosome 7, Cucumber_9930_V3, whole genome shotgun sequence harbors:
- the LOC101217192 gene encoding uncharacterized protein LOC101217192 isoform X2, with protein sequence MILLIQHLPHLHSTVAKREQFYDNFDSKLRPFPHLSSFKFNSKPSLRCFCSKDQSTHEAFQALSRLAIQTLEFILTLLLLKLTAKPNYRFRYFFRDNELCNKRNWIFASAFGVGFLFSLVFLTSLLAESVIGPKAVSNLVLKEILDCSNISRTACFIAYCVVTPLLEETVYRGFLLASISSEMQWQQAVVISSAVFSAAHLSVENSLQLFIIGCVLGCSYCWTGNLRSSILIHSLYNAMSLLLTYLS encoded by the exons ATGATATTATTGATACAGCATTTGCCTCATCTTCATTCTACAGTTGCCAAGCGGGAACAATTTTATGACAATTTTGATTCAAAGTTACGCCCTTTTCCCCATCTTTCCagttttaaattcaattctaAACCTTCCTTGAGGTGCTTTTGCAGCAAGGACCAATCTACTCATGAAGCTTTTCAG GCACTATCAAGGCTTGCAATTCAAACTCTAGAGTTCATTCTGACCCTTCTTCTACTGAAGCTCACTGCTAAGCCAAACTACAGATTCAGATATTTCTTTAGAGATAATGAGTTATGCAACAAAAGGAATTGGATCTTTGCATCAGCGTTTGGAGTTGGGTTCCTATTCTCATTAGTTTTCCTTACATCACTTCTTGCAGAGAGCGTGATTGGACCGAAG GCCGTAAGCAACCTTGTGCTGAAAGAGATTCTTGACTGCAGCAACATCTCAAGAACAGCATGCTTCATAGCATATTGTGTTGTGACTCCGCTCTTAGAAGAGACTGTATACAGAGGCTTTCTATTAGCATCAATCTCATCTGAGATGCAATGGCAGCAAGCAGTTGTAATTAGTTCTGCAGTCTTCAGCGCAGCTCACTTGTCTGTTGAAAATTCCTTACAGCTCTTCATCATTGGGTGTGTCCTAGGATGCTCATATTGTTGGACTGGCAATTTAAGGTCTTCAATCCTCATACATTCTTTGTACAATGCAATGTCCCTTCTTTTAACTTACCTATCCTAA
- the LOC101217192 gene encoding uncharacterized protein LOC101217192 isoform X1, with the protein MILLIQHLPHLHSTVAKREQFYDNFDSKLRPFPHLSSFKFNSKPSLRCFCSKDQSTHEAFQGFSALPRDTPWDNDTVWSTMALYIFSLHIPLSLGSLSLVSKLMHVPILDPQTKALSRLAIQTLEFILTLLLLKLTAKPNYRFRYFFRDNELCNKRNWIFASAFGVGFLFSLVFLTSLLAESVIGPKAVSNLVLKEILDCSNISRTACFIAYCVVTPLLEETVYRGFLLASISSEMQWQQAVVISSAVFSAAHLSVENSLQLFIIGCVLGCSYCWTGNLRSSILIHSLYNAMSLLLTYLS; encoded by the exons ATGATATTATTGATACAGCATTTGCCTCATCTTCATTCTACAGTTGCCAAGCGGGAACAATTTTATGACAATTTTGATTCAAAGTTACGCCCTTTTCCCCATCTTTCCagttttaaattcaattctaAACCTTCCTTGAGGTGCTTTTGCAGCAAGGACCAATCTACTCATGAAGCTTTTCAG GGCTTCTCTGCTCTGCCACGGGACACCCCTTGGGACAATGATACTGTTTGGAGCACAATGGCTCTTTATATTTTCAGTTTGCATATTCCTCTGAGCCTTGGAAGCTTGTCTTTGGTTTCCAAATTAATGCATGTGCCTATTCTTGATCCTCAAACTAAG GCACTATCAAGGCTTGCAATTCAAACTCTAGAGTTCATTCTGACCCTTCTTCTACTGAAGCTCACTGCTAAGCCAAACTACAGATTCAGATATTTCTTTAGAGATAATGAGTTATGCAACAAAAGGAATTGGATCTTTGCATCAGCGTTTGGAGTTGGGTTCCTATTCTCATTAGTTTTCCTTACATCACTTCTTGCAGAGAGCGTGATTGGACCGAAG GCCGTAAGCAACCTTGTGCTGAAAGAGATTCTTGACTGCAGCAACATCTCAAGAACAGCATGCTTCATAGCATATTGTGTTGTGACTCCGCTCTTAGAAGAGACTGTATACAGAGGCTTTCTATTAGCATCAATCTCATCTGAGATGCAATGGCAGCAAGCAGTTGTAATTAGTTCTGCAGTCTTCAGCGCAGCTCACTTGTCTGTTGAAAATTCCTTACAGCTCTTCATCATTGGGTGTGTCCTAGGATGCTCATATTGTTGGACTGGCAATTTAAGGTCTTCAATCCTCATACATTCTTTGTACAATGCAATGTCCCTTCTTTTAACTTACCTATCCTAA
- the LOC101217192 gene encoding uncharacterized protein LOC101217192 isoform X3: protein MALYIFSLHIPLSLGSLSLVSKLMHVPILDPQTKALSRLAIQTLEFILTLLLLKLTAKPNYRFRYFFRDNELCNKRNWIFASAFGVGFLFSLVFLTSLLAESVIGPKAVSNLVLKEILDCSNISRTACFIAYCVVTPLLEETVYRGFLLASISSEMQWQQAVVISSAVFSAAHLSVENSLQLFIIGCVLGCSYCWTGNLRSSILIHSLYNAMSLLLTYLS, encoded by the exons ATGGCTCTTTATATTTTCAGTTTGCATATTCCTCTGAGCCTTGGAAGCTTGTCTTTGGTTTCCAAATTAATGCATGTGCCTATTCTTGATCCTCAAACTAAG GCACTATCAAGGCTTGCAATTCAAACTCTAGAGTTCATTCTGACCCTTCTTCTACTGAAGCTCACTGCTAAGCCAAACTACAGATTCAGATATTTCTTTAGAGATAATGAGTTATGCAACAAAAGGAATTGGATCTTTGCATCAGCGTTTGGAGTTGGGTTCCTATTCTCATTAGTTTTCCTTACATCACTTCTTGCAGAGAGCGTGATTGGACCGAAG GCCGTAAGCAACCTTGTGCTGAAAGAGATTCTTGACTGCAGCAACATCTCAAGAACAGCATGCTTCATAGCATATTGTGTTGTGACTCCGCTCTTAGAAGAGACTGTATACAGAGGCTTTCTATTAGCATCAATCTCATCTGAGATGCAATGGCAGCAAGCAGTTGTAATTAGTTCTGCAGTCTTCAGCGCAGCTCACTTGTCTGTTGAAAATTCCTTACAGCTCTTCATCATTGGGTGTGTCCTAGGATGCTCATATTGTTGGACTGGCAATTTAAGGTCTTCAATCCTCATACATTCTTTGTACAATGCAATGTCCCTTCTTTTAACTTACCTATCCTAA